The nucleotide window TATTTTATGTAAGACAAAATCACCCATTGGGACTTGGACATGCTATCCTTAAAGCAAAACCATTTATAGGAGATGATCCTTTTGTAATTGCTTTAGGAGATGATATTGTCTATAATGAAAAAACTGCTACATCTCAATTAATAGAAACATATGAAAAATATGGAGCTAGTGTATTGGGAGTTCAAGAAGTACCAAAAGAAGATGTTACAAAATATGGAATTGTGAAACCAAGTGAAATCCTTGATAGTAAAACTGTTGGGGTAGAGGATTTCGTTGAAAAACCTAGTATCAAAGAAGCTCCATCTACTATGGCTTGTCTTGGAAGATATCTTTTAGATGGAAAGATTTTCAAATTCTTAGAAGAGACAGAAGCTGGAAAAGGTGGAGAGATACAACTTACAGATGCTATACTTAAAATGTTAAAAGCTGGAAATAAAGTTGTAGCTCATAACTTTGAGGGAAAAAGATACGATATAGGAAACAAAATAGGGTTATTAAAAGCAAATATTGAATTTGGTCTAAGAAACGAGGAAACTCGTGATGACCTTATAAAATATTTAAAAGAAGAATTAAAAATATAATTACAAATGAAGGGAGATAAGTATGGACGAAAAAACTTTAGAAATGTACAATCTTTGGTTAAATTCATCATACATAGATGAAGCTGACAGAGAGGAATTAAAAAATTTAGCTGGTAACGAAAAAGAGATACAAGAAAGATTCTATACTAATATTAGCTTCGGAACTGCTGGAATGAGAGGAGTTAGAGGGGTTGGAACTAATAGAATAAATAAATATATGGTTAGAAAAGCTACTCAAGGTCTTGCTAATTATATGTTAAAAATGACTGGAGAAGAGGGAGCTAAAAAAGGGGTTGCAATAGCTTATGACTGTAGAATTGGTTCTTATGAATATGCTATAAACTCAGCTCTTGTACTTGCTGGAAATGGAATAAAATCATATTTATTTGAATCTTTAAGAACTACACCAGAACTTTCTTTTGCTGTAAGAGAATTAAAAGCTCAAGCTGGTATAATGGTTACTGCTTCTCATAACCCACAAGAATATAATGGATATAAAGTTTACTGGGATATTGGTGGACAAATAGTTGAACCAGAAGCTTCTGGAATAATAAATTCTGTTAATGATATAAAAGATTTTGCAGAAATCAAAATGATATCTGAAGAAGAAGCTAAAGCAAAAGGTTTACTTGAAATCGTTGGACAAAAATTAGATGACAGATTTATAGAAGAAGTTAAAAAAGAAGCAATACATACAGATATTCCTGGTAAAAAAGATTATAAAATAGTTTACTCTCCATTACACGGAACTGCTGGAAGACCAGTTAAAAGAATTTTAGCTGAAATGGGATTTGAAAGTATATATGTAGTAAAAGAACAAGAACAACCAGATGGAATGTTCCCAACTTGTTCTTATGCGAACCCAGAAGATACAACAGTTTTTGCTCTATCAACAAAATTAGCTGATGAAGTTGGAGCAGATTTATGTATAGCTAATGACCCTGATGGAGATAGAACAGGTATCGCTGTTAAAGATGAAAATGGAAATTGGTTATATCCAAATGGAAACCAAATTGGTATGTTATTTATGGATTACATCTTAAAAATGACAAAACCTCTACCATTAAATGGAGCTGTTGTATCAACAATAGTTTCTACTCCAATCCTAGATGAAATTGGAAAAGCTTACGGAGTAAAAGTTTGGAGAACTTTAACAGGATTTAAATATATTGGAGAAAAAATAGAAGAATTTAAAAATAAAGTTTTAGATGGAACTTATCTATTTGGATTTGAAGAATCAATAGGATACTTAAAAGGTACTCATGTAAGAGATAAAGACGCAGTTGTTGCTTCTCTTCTACTTGCTGAAATTGGTGCTTACTACCATAGTCAAGGTACATCTATTGCTAAAGAAATAGAAAAAATCTATGAAACTTATGGTTGGTACGGAGAAGAAACTGTTCCTGTAACTAAAAAAGGAATGGATGGAGCTAAAGAAATAGCTGGTATAATGGCTAACTTAAGAGAAAAAGAGATAACTGAAGTTGTTGGTAAAAAAGTTGCTGTTATGAAAGACTTCCAAAAACAAGTTGAAACTGACTATGCTAATGGAACTAAAAAAGCTATTGAACTTCCAAAAGCTGATGTATTACAATTCATATTAGAAGATGGAACTATGATTACAGTAAGACCATCTGGAACTGAACCAAAAATTAAATACTATATGTATGTAAAAGATACTAGCAAAGAAAAAGCTGAGGCTAAACTTGCTGATACAAAAGCTAAATTCTTAGATTTTGTAGATAATTTATAATAAGAAATATTAATAGGATAATGTAGAAATGGACTGTTTTGAGAGCAGTCCGTTTTTACTATTTATAAAAAAATGTTGTTTTAAATTTTTATTATATCAATAATATCACTAATATTTTCTTTTATTGTTTTTATTCTGAAATTTATCATATGTATTACAAATAGAGTTACTTTAAATGCAAATCTAGCATTATTTCCAGATAAATAATTTCTACCATGAAGACATTCGTTACGAATATTA belongs to Fusobacterium perfoetens and includes:
- the galU gene encoding UTP--glucose-1-phosphate uridylyltransferase GalU, producing MKKVTKAVIPAAGLGTRVLPATKAQPKEMLVIVDKPSLQYIVEELVESGITDIVIITGRNKNSIEDHFDYSYELEETLKEKEKDELLEKVKHLSEIANIFYVRQNHPLGLGHAILKAKPFIGDDPFVIALGDDIVYNEKTATSQLIETYEKYGASVLGVQEVPKEDVTKYGIVKPSEILDSKTVGVEDFVEKPSIKEAPSTMACLGRYLLDGKIFKFLEETEAGKGGEIQLTDAILKMLKAGNKVVAHNFEGKRYDIGNKIGLLKANIEFGLRNEETRDDLIKYLKEELKI
- a CDS encoding phospho-sugar mutase is translated as MDEKTLEMYNLWLNSSYIDEADREELKNLAGNEKEIQERFYTNISFGTAGMRGVRGVGTNRINKYMVRKATQGLANYMLKMTGEEGAKKGVAIAYDCRIGSYEYAINSALVLAGNGIKSYLFESLRTTPELSFAVRELKAQAGIMVTASHNPQEYNGYKVYWDIGGQIVEPEASGIINSVNDIKDFAEIKMISEEEAKAKGLLEIVGQKLDDRFIEEVKKEAIHTDIPGKKDYKIVYSPLHGTAGRPVKRILAEMGFESIYVVKEQEQPDGMFPTCSYANPEDTTVFALSTKLADEVGADLCIANDPDGDRTGIAVKDENGNWLYPNGNQIGMLFMDYILKMTKPLPLNGAVVSTIVSTPILDEIGKAYGVKVWRTLTGFKYIGEKIEEFKNKVLDGTYLFGFEESIGYLKGTHVRDKDAVVASLLLAEIGAYYHSQGTSIAKEIEKIYETYGWYGEETVPVTKKGMDGAKEIAGIMANLREKEITEVVGKKVAVMKDFQKQVETDYANGTKKAIELPKADVLQFILEDGTMITVRPSGTEPKIKYYMYVKDTSKEKAEAKLADTKAKFLDFVDNL